One genomic region from Patescibacteria group bacterium encodes:
- a CDS encoding aromatic amino acid transport family protein codes for MLNKNKEFFLALSVLVGTIVGVGMFGIPYAVSKSGLAAGLIYLVVLSVAMVFVHLFFGEIILRTKGDHRMVGYAERYFGGRGKILSTFFVLFDFYGALLAYLIVSGEFLNNIFGGIFGGGPVFYSLIFFIIGGAFIYWGIKLISEGELVMTILLLLTAAIIILKGLSCVRLENFLDIGFINWRDTFLPYGVIWFSLSGMSAIPEVAGMLKNKKTLKKILIVGTLLPAFIYLIFTFVVLGVSGTHVSEEAMGGLGGVLGPEITLIGSIFGFLAVATSFLVIGLNLKTTFIRDYKLNHALSWLLTMAIPLIIFIFGPRSFIGVISLVGALSGSAVGILTILIYKKSKKTGDRETEFSIGRWGAIGNFLFIIFVLAIIYELWRIIA; via the coding sequence ATGTTAAATAAAAATAAGGAATTTTTTTTGGCGCTGTCGGTTTTAGTGGGAACGATTGTCGGAGTGGGAATGTTTGGCATCCCTTATGCCGTCTCAAAATCAGGCCTAGCGGCCGGCCTTATTTATTTAGTTGTTTTAAGTGTGGCCATGGTTTTTGTCCATTTGTTTTTCGGAGAAATTATTTTGAGGACCAAGGGCGACCATCGGATGGTCGGCTACGCGGAGAGATATTTTGGCGGCCGTGGCAAGATATTGTCCACTTTTTTTGTTTTATTTGATTTTTACGGAGCATTGCTGGCCTATTTGATTGTTTCCGGTGAATTTTTGAATAATATCTTCGGCGGGATTTTTGGCGGTGGTCCGGTTTTTTACAGCCTCATTTTTTTTATCATCGGCGGAGCTTTTATTTATTGGGGGATAAAACTCATTTCCGAAGGCGAATTGGTAATGACCATTCTTTTATTATTAACGGCCGCCATTATTATTTTAAAAGGTTTGTCTTGTGTAAGATTAGAGAATTTTTTGGATATAGGATTTATAAACTGGCGCGACACCTTTTTGCCTTATGGTGTTATTTGGTTTTCTTTGTCGGGAATGTCGGCAATCCCCGAGGTAGCAGGGATGTTGAAGAATAAAAAGACGTTAAAAAAGATACTAATAGTCGGAACTCTTTTGCCGGCTTTTATCTATTTAATTTTTACTTTTGTAGTATTGGGAGTTTCCGGAACTCACGTTTCCGAAGAGGCTATGGGCGGATTGGGCGGAGTTTTGGGGCCGGAGATAACTTTGATTGGTTCAATTTTTGGGTTTTTGGCCGTGGCTACGTCTTTTTTGGTGATTGGTTTGAATTTGAAAACCACCTTTATCCGAGATTATAAGCTAAATCACGCTCTGTCTTGGCTATTGACTATGGCCATTCCCTTGATTATTTTTATCTTCGGACCGAGAAGTTTTATTGGAGTAATCAGCTTAGTCGGAGCTTTAAGTGGCAGTGCGGTGGGCATTTTGACGATTTTAATTTATAAAAAGTCCAAAAAAACAGGGGATAGGGAGACGGAATTTTCAATTGGCCGATGGGGAGCGATAGGAAATTTTTTATTTATAATTTTTGTTTTAGCCATAATTTATGAACTTTGGAGGATTATCGCGTAG